The Methylacidimicrobium sp. B4 genome contains a region encoding:
- a CDS encoding transposase: MQRLQAFKYQLRPDGQQERQMRRFAGSCRVVFNEALSLQMARYDAGEKKLSYAGLCKELTKWRNGDPMPSGRVAPWLADAPVHPLQQALKDLERAYSNFFAKRADFPRFKRKGQSDGFRYPDPKQIKLDQANGRLFLPKLGWLRYRLSRDVLGEVRSVTVSQSCGKWYVSIQTEREVGQPIPKGGAVGIDMGVARFATLSDGTFYAPLNSFKRHETALCKAQQAMSRKVKFSNNWKKAKARIQKIHSRIGNARRDYLHKVTTTISKNHAMACIEDLQVRNMSKSASGTADAPGRNVRAKPGLNKSILDQGWFEFRRQLEHKMEWRGGWLLVVPPQNTSRTCPCCGHVSADNRRTQARFECVECGFEENADLVGAIHVLRAGHARIACEVSGIESPAAGTRRSGSFRFKPGLSAVGISGLWAGEDVKHPPNSAADGSRAEIAPAMPRLRPMAAFPGAKARAALASFPHGHALPAPL, encoded by the coding sequence ATGCAACGACTTCAAGCCTTCAAGTACCAACTGCGGCCAGACGGCCAGCAAGAGAGGCAAATGCGCCGCTTCGCTGGCTCGTGCCGGGTTGTGTTCAACGAGGCGTTGAGCTTGCAGATGGCGCGTTACGATGCCGGAGAGAAAAAGCTCAGTTACGCCGGGCTGTGCAAGGAACTTACGAAATGGCGTAACGGCGATCCCATGCCTTCCGGGCGTGTCGCGCCTTGGCTGGCCGATGCGCCCGTTCATCCCTTGCAACAGGCGCTCAAGGACTTGGAGCGGGCCTACAGTAACTTTTTTGCCAAGCGGGCCGACTTCCCGCGCTTCAAGAGGAAGGGCCAGTCGGATGGCTTCCGTTACCCCGACCCGAAGCAGATCAAGCTCGACCAGGCGAATGGCCGCCTCTTCCTGCCCAAGCTCGGCTGGCTGCGCTATCGCCTCAGCCGGGACGTGTTGGGAGAAGTGAGGAGCGTCACCGTCAGCCAGTCCTGCGGCAAGTGGTACGTGAGCATCCAGACCGAGCGCGAAGTCGGGCAACCCATCCCGAAGGGCGGCGCGGTCGGCATCGACATGGGTGTGGCACGGTTTGCCACGCTTTCGGATGGCACGTTCTATGCGCCGCTCAACAGCTTCAAGCGGCATGAAACCGCCCTGTGCAAGGCGCAGCAGGCCATGAGCCGCAAGGTCAAGTTCAGCAACAACTGGAAGAAGGCCAAGGCCCGAATCCAGAAGATTCATTCCCGCATCGGCAATGCCCGCCGCGACTACCTGCACAAAGTCACGACCACGATCAGCAAAAACCACGCGATGGCGTGCATTGAGGACTTGCAGGTGCGGAACATGTCCAAGTCGGCTTCGGGCACGGCGGATGCACCGGGAAGAAACGTTCGGGCCAAGCCTGGACTGAACAAGTCCATCCTCGACCAAGGCTGGTTCGAGTTCCGGCGGCAGCTGGAGCACAAGATGGAGTGGAGAGGCGGCTGGCTCCTTGTCGTGCCGCCGCAGAACACGAGCCGGACCTGTCCGTGTTGCGGCCATGTGTCGGCGGACAACCGTCGGACGCAAGCCCGGTTCGAGTGCGTGGAGTGCGGTTTTGAGGAAAACGCCGATTTGGTCGGCGCGATCCATGTTCTAAGGGCGGGACACGCCCGGATCGCCTGTGAAGTGAGCGGCATCGAGTCGCCAGCAGCAGGAACCCGCCGAAGCGGCTCATTCCGGTTCAAGCCCGGATTGAGCGCCGTAGGAATCTCCGGGCTTTGGGCCGGGGAGGATGTCAAACATCCGCCGAACAGTGCTGCCGACGGTTCGCGTGCCGAAATTGCGCCAGCAATGCC
- the tnpA gene encoding IS200/IS605 family transposase — protein sequence MSNDNDIRHGRHCVFKMHVHLVFVAKYRRRVFDGDAIERLRPIFAKTCADFEAQLIEMDGEDDHVHLLVEYPPKVAVSNLVNSLKGVSSRLLRKERPDIQKCYWRGVLWSPSYFASSCGGAPISIIRQYIEQQQTPH from the coding sequence ATTAGCAATGACAATGATATTCGACACGGGCGGCATTGCGTTTTCAAGATGCACGTTCATTTGGTCTTCGTGGCGAAATACCGCCGCAGAGTGTTCGATGGCGATGCCATCGAGCGGCTTCGCCCCATCTTCGCCAAGACCTGCGCCGATTTCGAGGCACAACTGATTGAGATGGACGGCGAGGACGATCATGTTCACCTGCTTGTGGAGTATCCGCCAAAGGTGGCTGTCTCCAATCTCGTGAACAGCCTTAAGGGCGTTTCCAGCCGCCTGTTGCGCAAGGAACGGCCAGACATCCAGAAATGCTACTGGAGGGGCGTGCTGTGGTCGCCGTCCTACTTTGCCTCTAGTTGCGGCGGTGCGCCGATTTCCATTATCCGCCAGTACATCGAACAGCAACAGACGCCTCACTGA
- a CDS encoding type IV toxin-antitoxin system AbiEi family antitoxin, translated as MLTNSTSLKTLGPQAAKLVTTLHEQSRSVFRLEDVRDITGLSETSARSFVRKLVDRGVAARLKPGLYVLVPFELGRECQYAGNPLVVAREIMHGEEYYLSHSTAMEIHGMTTQPQLVVIVSTPEPRRPVTTLGVEFRFVRCRRKHLFGLTEHWVTKQEKVCVSDLERTIIDGLKQPQHCGGLTEVAKGLWMRRQDVNADRLVEYAKRIGVGAVVRRLGFLLETYELAAPPDLDRLREGLTATYVRLDPVLPAEGKRLRRWRLQLNVEPEELRAVART; from the coding sequence ATGCTGACGAACAGTACATCCCTCAAGACCCTGGGCCCCCAGGCGGCCAAGCTGGTGACGACGCTCCACGAGCAGAGCCGTTCCGTCTTCCGCCTCGAGGACGTCCGCGACATCACGGGCCTCTCGGAGACCTCCGCGAGGAGCTTCGTCCGCAAGCTCGTGGACCGGGGCGTGGCGGCCCGCCTGAAGCCCGGTCTCTACGTCCTGGTCCCCTTCGAGTTGGGCAGGGAGTGCCAGTACGCGGGCAACCCGCTCGTCGTCGCCCGCGAGATCATGCATGGCGAGGAGTACTACCTCTCCCACTCCACCGCCATGGAGATCCACGGCATGACGACCCAACCCCAGCTGGTCGTCATCGTCAGCACGCCCGAGCCTCGGCGGCCCGTGACGACGCTGGGCGTGGAGTTCCGGTTCGTCCGCTGCCGGCGCAAGCACCTTTTCGGACTCACCGAACACTGGGTGACCAAGCAGGAGAAGGTGTGCGTGAGCGACCTGGAACGGACAATCATCGACGGGCTCAAACAGCCCCAGCACTGCGGCGGTCTGACCGAGGTCGCCAAGGGCCTCTGGATGCGGCGCCAGGACGTGAACGCCGACCGGCTCGTCGAGTACGCCAAGCGGATCGGGGTCGGAGCGGTCGTGCGCCGGCTGGGGTTCCTGTTGGAGACCTACGAGCTGGCGGCGCCGCCGGACCTCGACCGCCTTCGCGAGGGTCTCACGGCGACCTACGTCCGCCTGGACCCGGTGTTGCCGGCTGAGGGAAAGCGCCTGCGCCGCTGGCGGCTTCAGCTCAACGTCGAACCCGAAGAACTCCGGGCCGTCGCGAGGACTTGA
- a CDS encoding nucleotidyl transferase AbiEii/AbiGii toxin family protein, producing the protein MIPQRDLSLLSNRLVERGGRRIPETVLERDYCLSWLLVGLSRSPLRDRLAFKGGTALKKCYFADYRFSEDLDFTLVEETPWDEIERCLDAAFEETRRASGVEIRLDRLDHHSHENSHTFYLAYEGPLPSARGKTVKTDITIRERLVLPLEDRPVLRGYEEYRDFPEDARIRVYSLDEVAVEKTVALLDRARNEPRDLYDLWFLTAGGHVHLSDLTDPVARKLEFRGLTLAQVCKEFTAKEARYKKLWQVRLAAQMADLPEFGAVYREVRRALRQGGFSG; encoded by the coding sequence ATGATTCCCCAGCGGGACCTCTCGCTTCTTTCCAACCGCCTCGTCGAGCGGGGAGGCCGGCGCATCCCGGAGACCGTTCTGGAGCGCGACTACTGCCTCTCGTGGCTCCTGGTGGGATTGTCCCGCAGCCCGCTCCGGGACCGCCTCGCGTTCAAGGGAGGGACCGCGCTCAAGAAGTGCTACTTTGCGGACTACCGGTTCTCCGAGGACCTGGACTTCACGTTGGTGGAAGAGACGCCGTGGGATGAGATCGAACGGTGTCTCGACGCAGCCTTCGAGGAGACGCGGAGGGCTTCCGGCGTGGAGATCCGTCTCGACCGTCTGGACCATCATTCCCACGAGAACAGCCACACGTTCTACCTGGCCTATGAGGGCCCTCTCCCGTCGGCGCGCGGGAAGACCGTCAAGACGGACATTACGATCCGCGAGCGTTTAGTCCTGCCCCTTGAGGACCGCCCGGTGCTGCGCGGCTACGAGGAATACCGCGACTTTCCCGAGGATGCCCGGATCCGCGTCTACTCCCTCGACGAGGTGGCGGTCGAGAAGACGGTCGCACTCTTGGACCGGGCCCGAAACGAGCCGCGTGACCTGTACGACCTCTGGTTCCTCACGGCGGGCGGCCACGTGCACCTCTCCGACCTCACCGATCCCGTGGCTCGTAAACTGGAGTTCCGAGGGCTGACGCTGGCGCAGGTGTGCAAGGAGTTCACCGCCAAGGAGGCGCGCTACAAGAAACTCTGGCAGGTCCGCCTCGCGGCTCAGATGGCCGACCTCCCGGAGTTCGGCGCGGTCTACCGCGAGGTCCGGCGCGCCCTCCGGCAGGGAGGTTTCAGCGGATAG